A genomic segment from Aspergillus puulaauensis MK2 DNA, chromosome 1, nearly complete sequence encodes:
- a CDS encoding AAR2 splicing factor family protein (COG:A;~EggNog:ENOG410PPQ9;~InterPro:IPR033648,IPR038514,IPR007946,IPR033647;~PFAM:PF05282), protein MSYPNPTPTLLTPHLPPKTLVGIDLITFTSTPNFHGIRDIPPGWHFVYTGTTEGLSLRVGGWFFVPEPDSRNTGNYKNNTNAGDIRVWKWSEYTESLEPLRLDERAEGMRYKANAGGLWSSGGLFGYRSRVTAAAVLKRAGVAENNGFGEGELDEEEEEGRREWGSLTGRFSENLLGRITGEPGVDWEGRKRWVVTSGSTARQDDDDIPGVEGGFMGTKERESEVAAATATAAETSVATGKGGPADNREREFSFLPVDLKMTWREGAVGRERTEAARDRSWALGEIVHTISSSHSDPAEGEAQVIGELQFTFLMGLTLMNYSCLQQWKRLLGLILTCRRAIVDRASLMADVLRLLLLQLKRCDDIEGGLFDQLGAEGGTEGAEFLRKLLRGFRTALYEVLEDVETPSPVRTEFERLEAWVKSEYDWELNRDAVLRRGMLQLEDGEEVEMEMIDHEEEEEYAPVVVDLDN, encoded by the coding sequence ATGTCCTACCCAAACCCAACGCCCACGCTTTTAACACCGCACCTCCCTCCCAAAACCCTCGTCGGGATAGACCTAATCACATTCACATCGACGCCCAACTTCCACGGCATCCGCGACATCCCGCCGGGATGGCACTTTGTGTACACGGGCACGACGGAGGGGTTGAGTTTGCGTGTTGGCGGGTGGTTCTTTGTCCCGGAGCCTGATAGTAGAAATACTGGCAACTACAAAAACAATACTAATGCAGGTGATATACGGGTTTGGAAATGGAGTGAGTACACCGAGAGCCTTGAACCTTTAAGGCTGGATGAGAGGGCAGAGGGGATGCGGTATAAAGCCAATGCCGGCGGGTTATGGAGTTCAGGAGGGCTATTTGGGTACCGGAGCAGGGTTACTGCAGCGGCGGTTTTGAAGCGTGCTGGGGTTGCGGAGAATAACGGCTTTGGGGAAggggagctggatgaggaggaggaggaagggagGAGGGAATGGGGCTCTTTGACGGGGCGGTTTTCGGAGAACCTGCTGGGTAGGATTACGGGGGAGCCTGGGGTGGATTGGGaagggaggaagaggtgggtTGTTACGTCGGGGAGTACGGCGAggcaggatgatgatgatattccTGGTGTTGAGGGCGGGTTTATGGGTACGAAGGAGCGGGAAAGTGAAGTTgcggctgcgactgcgactgcaGCTGAGACTTCTGTTGCGACTGGAAAGGGAGGACCCGCGGATAATAGAGAGAGGGAGTTTTCGTTCCTCCCTGTTGATCTGAAGATGACGTGGAGAGAGGGCGCGGTAGGGCGTGAGCGGACAGAAGCAGCGCGCGATCGATCGTGGGCGTTGGGCGAGATCGTTCATACTATCTCTTCCTCACATTCGGATCCGGCTGAAGGGGAGGCACAAGTCATCGGAGAACTCCAGTTCACATTCCTTATGGGCCTAACGCTGATGAACTACTCGTGTCTTCAACAGTGGAAGCGGCTGCTCGGGCTGATCTTAACCTGTCGACGGGCGATTGTTGACCGGGCTTCTTTGATGGCGGATGTACTGCGTTTACTCCTGCTACAGCTAAAGCGGtgcgatgatattgagggcGGACTATTCGACCAGTTAGGTGCTGAGGGAGGCACCGAGGGAGCCGAGTTCCTGCGCAAGCTTCTAAGAGGGTTCAGAACGGCGTTGTATGAAGTCcttgaggatgtcgagaCGCCGTCGCCCGTGAGGACGGAATTCGAGCGGTTAGAAGCCTGGGTTAAGAGCGAGTACGATTGGGAATTGAATCGCGACGCGGTGCTTCGG
- the RPS14 gene encoding 40S ribosomal uS11 domain-containing protein (COG:J;~EggNog:ENOG410PP1Z;~InterPro:IPR036967,IPR001971,IPR018102;~PFAM:PF00411;~go_component: GO:0005840 - ribosome [Evidence IEA];~go_function: GO:0003735 - structural constituent of ribosome [Evidence IEA];~go_process: GO:0006412 - translation [Evidence IEA]) produces the protein MGRQTPVGHTEPTPPRIFLYLQPGTTATSSFSLHIPPHQQVDTMAPKSKAPAAPKENVTLGPLAGDGKLVFGVARIFASFNDTFVHVTDLSGRETICRVTGGMKVKADRDESSPYAAMLAAQDVAARCKELGINALHIKIRATGGNGTKTPGPGAQSALRALARAGMRIGRIEDVTPTPSDSTRRKGGRRGRRL, from the exons ATGGGGCGCCAGACCCCGGTAGGGCACACGGAACCAACTCCACCACGAATTTTCCTGTATCTCCAACCCGGCACCACAGcaacttcttctttttctctccataTTCCACCACATCAGCAAGTCGACACAATGGCacccaagtccaaggccCCCGCCGCTCCTAAGGAGAACGTCACTCTCGGCCCTCTCGCCGGTGATG GCAAGCTCGTTTTCGGCGTTGCCCGtatcttcgcctccttcaaCGATACCTTCGTTCACGTTACCGATCTCTC TGGTCGCGAAACCATCTGCCGTGTCACCGGTGGTATGAAGGTCAAGGCTGACCGTGACGAGTCATCCCCCTACGCTGCCATGTTGGCTGCCCAGGACGTTGCTGCCCGCTGCAAGGAGCTCGGCATCAACGCCCTCCACATCAAGATCCGTGCTACCGGTG GTAACGGTACCAAGACCCCCGGTCCCGGTGCTCAGTCTGCCCTCCGTGCCCTTGCCCGTGCCGGCATGAGAATCGGCCGCATTGAGGATGTCACCCCTACTCCTTCCGACTCTACTCGTCGCAAGGGTGGTCGCCGTGGTCGTCGTCTGTAG
- the TYR1 gene encoding prephenate dehydrogenase (NADP(+)) (BUSCO:EOG09262CBI;~COG:E;~EggNog:ENOG410PGS8;~InterPro:IPR036291,IPR012385,IPR008927,IPR003099;~PFAM:PF03807,PF03446,PF02153;~go_function: GO:0004665 - prephenate dehydrogenase (NADP+) activity [Evidence IEA];~go_function: GO:0008977 - prephenate dehydrogenase (NAD+) activity [Evidence IEA];~go_process: GO:0006571 - tyrosine biosynthetic process [Evidence IEA];~go_process: GO:0055114 - oxidation-reduction process [Evidence IEA]): MGFTKETASIGIIGMGDMGKMYAQRLSAAGWRINACDKPDSFNNLKQEFEAQSGVTIYPNGHLVSRISDFILYSVEAGVIDRVVAEYGPSTKVGAIVGGQTSCKAPELAAFDKHLPQDVEILSCHSLHGPQVNPKGQPLVLIQHRASDASLKFVEEVLSCFDSKYVYLSGEMHDRITADTQAVTHAAFLSMGTAWQANAQFPWEISRWVGGIENVKINITLRIYSNKWHVYAGLAILNPAAKKQIRQYAKSVTELYKLMIEGKRDELKERVRAAGAAVFKEGTQKQDLLLRDEVLDRFSLSKGTRETSPPNNHLSLLAIVDCWSKLGIVPYDHMICSTPLFRLWLGVTEYLFRNPDILDEAIDTAIDDKTFRSDDLEFTFAARAWSDCVSFGDFESYRDRFERIQQYFAPRFPDAVSLGNEMMKTILEKTSKEN; encoded by the exons ATGGGCTTCACCAAGGAAACCGCCTCCATTGGCATCATCGGCATGGGGGATATGGGCAAGATGTACGCCCAGCGGTTGAgtgctgcaggatggag GATAAATGCCTGTGACAAACCCGATAGTTTTAATAATTTGAAGCAAGAATTTGAAGCACAA agtGGTGTAACAATATATCCGAATGGCCACCTTGTTTCCAGAATTAGCGATTTTATTCTTTACAGCGTAGAGGCCGGCGTTATCGACAGGGTAGTCGCTGAGTATGGCCCGT CCACCAAGGTCGGCGCTATTGTTGGCGGCCAAACCTCTTGCAAGGCCCCCGAACTGGCCGCATTCGATAAACACCTTCCCCAGGATGTAGAGATCCTATCATGCCATTCCCTGCACGGTCCGCAGGTCAACCCGAAAGGCCAGCCGCTG gtcctcatccaacaccgTGCAAGCGACGCCAGTCTCAAAttcgtcgaagaagtccTGTCATGCTTCGACTCGAAGTACGTCTACCTCAGCGGCGAAATGCACGACCGCATCACAGCAGACACGCAGGCCGTCACACACGCCGCATTCCTAAGCATGGGTACGGCATGGCAAGCAAATGCGCAATTTCCCTGGGAGATCTCGCGCTGGGTCGGCGGGATCGAGAACGTCAAGATCAACATCACCCTACGCATCTACTCGAACAAATGGCACGTTTATGCGGGGCTTGCGATCCTCAACCCcgccgcgaagaagcagatccGGCAGTATGCAAAGTCTGTGACTGAGCTATACAAGTTGATGATTGAGGGGAAGCGCGATGAGCTCAAGGAAAGGGTTAGAGCGGCCGGTGCGGCGGTGTTCAAGGAGGGAACGCAGAAACAGGACCTCCTGCTCAGAGACGAGGTTCTTGATCGGTTTTCGTTATCCAAGGGGACGCGAGAGACTTCGCCGCCGAATAATCATCTCAGCTTGCTTGCGattgttgattgttggtcAAAACTTGGTATTGTGCCGTATGACCATATGATTTGCTCGACCCCG CTCTTCCGCCTCTGGCTTGGAGTAACAGAATATCTATTCCGCAACCCAGATATTCTCGACGAGGCCATAGACACAGCGATTGATGATAAGACATTCCGATCCGACGACCTTGAATTCACATTTGCGGCTCGG GCGTGGTCTGACTGCGTTTCCTTTGGCGATTTCGAATCGTACCGTGACCGGTTTGAGAGAATCCAGCAGTACTTTGCGCCGCGGTTCCCGGATGCCGTTAGCCTTGGGAAcgagatgatgaagacgatccTTGAAAAGACAAGTAAAGAGAATTAG
- a CDS encoding uncharacterized protein (COG:G;~EggNog:ENOG410PF97;~InterPro:IPR020846,IPR005828,IPR036259;~TransMembrane:2 (i75-91o97-115i);~go_component: GO:0016021 - integral component of membrane [Evidence IEA];~go_function: GO:0022857 - transmembrane transporter activity [Evidence IEA];~go_process: GO:0055085 - transmembrane transport [Evidence IEA]), with product MTSDADRKLERAGSRGQLFAQEPSQKAFGVPSGGGYQITASWQTALGNDGYIGVIIRILLNGYITERIGMKKTRVLAHITITAFTFILVFGQTKELLLAGQVLCGLPWGFFSAAAPA from the exons ATGACCTCTGATGCTGATAGGAAATTGGAACGTGCT GGTTCTAGGGGCCAACTATTTGCCCAGGAGCCATCCCAAAAGGCATTCGGTGTCCCATCTGGTGGCGGCTACCAGATCACTGCATCCTGGCAAACAGCTCTGGGAAACGATGGCTATATTGGTGTTATCATCAGAATATTGCTTAACGGTTACATCACGGAGCGCATTGggatgaagaaaacaaggGTGTTGGCCCATATCACTATCACAGCGTTTACTTTCATCTTGGTTTTTGGCCAGACCAAGGAGTTGCTCCTCGCTGGTCAGGTTCTTTGTGGCCTTCCTTGGGGATTTTTCTCTGCGGCAGCACCGGCTTAA
- a CDS encoding putative cytosolic regulator Pianissimo (BUSCO:EOG09260FPA;~COG:D;~EggNog:ENOG410PI0P;~InterPro:IPR016024,IPR011072,IPR028268,IPR029452, IPR029453,IPR029451,IPR036274,IPR028267;~PFAM:PF14664,PF14663,PF02185,PF14666,PF14668;~go_component: GO:0031932 - TORC2 complex [Evidence IEA];~go_process: GO:0007165 - signal transduction [Evidence IEA];~go_process: GO:0031929 - TOR signaling [Evidence IEA]) yields MASGYNSNFSATSIQHRAAGDGRSLSSQDDGFVDGSWPGPAASKPGRNRRSESGGSSSTGPRGASLAPSAAGPGSFSAELKSMKSSRSTTPRADVRPADIQYARRPSSTLDYEDLPTTEERQAALRDRIAKEMKIKTGTENMLEVLLTKNPKQTKDQRLKVESELGSSNRKLLDLHHELEEEQLRAQASSTPPRSRMSGLFQGSSIRSPSRANLSDGERMDDVEAEMESPTYVLAETLQALEIELMSPDYYVERANSLVELFRRNPTLKYDLAWSVFGLRVQVMLLSDSKEVVAAGYRLTRYAIADRKSLQMIRSLHTDELVILSLVKESKANIEREQALKFVRAFLDVKDGVKEISRAVVRTVVSVAEHHEDRLRNISLMTLAEILVKDPQLIAYAGGFSPLHDALSEGTFGASESLITCFLHVLDTPHSRTHLRGGCELEAVLAPFTDSISDNIRNGRLKSSAKAISAMLKSWPGLVILGKDGAKPLRSLLESLHYPDPQARDLIMELLFDALRIKPPSWSSSFLAGRRLTTYGRVANLRSESDAKQLRTFFDSSESQFDLTAHFSTLILAALVEAGLSKALCDLIEEEEDPSLRRKATLLLTEVLKLAHHSLPWNVSAKLQVLPHLISPAITFDVENHDVSTSTIYQIESINRTLARSLGGITSGAGRYSVDVDISASLLSGDQNKDKLSPSMDETQFRNAILETHVLNTVNYLKWKWDLIHRLVEGPLSNPKRLDEAIKGSKFMKRLMGFYRPFKYRYSVLANTKPNQRYVRTGCVLMRCLVQTAEGRKYLAENKFLRQVAECLAQVDHMSGLTSSAPLFSREQMANTLSGGYFAMLGILSADANGLAMMERWHMLNMFYHIIELRDRDDLIQTLLGHMDYSQGSHLRVMLSKALTTGSKDIRIFGTRLLRKYTVGNVSLPSLMAIGNADWVIKLLVTQLYDPDVAVCQVAVKILEEACNQRDYLEFVVKCRPSLDHLGEIGAPLLLRFLSTSVGYHYLDGLDYITQEMDDWFLGRNDAYVSLVEAALSRAYVDQPRRNSLVPEDLVDLQDIGVVPPHFYRELARTAEGCKLLEQSGHFQEFSATISDFQLDEEDNEALLKVKGCLWAVGNVGSMELGAPFLSLELVQDIVKIAECAEVLTMRGTAFFVLGLISRSPHGLGVLRQAGWDSAIDQKGNSLGLCLPTDFSKLFLVDFPSYSRPAEAKRTSQEKLKAATLDSDPANQKILKLIADMGNTVLSKRAAADLHSIKSKEPERFHQAHLFRKTLSIIESHHFRLPARRFALDLFDKSVMRRVVLDHAEPQSDSDSDSNSEASSSEASE; encoded by the exons ATGGCGTCCGGATACAACTCGAATTTCTCCGCGACCTCGATCCAGCACCGGGCTGCGGGCGATGGGCGGTCCCTGTCTAGTCAGGATGACGGATTCGTGGATGGCAGCTGGCCCGGGCCTGCTGCATCAAAACCAGGGCGGAACCGCCGCTCTGAGTCTGGCGGGAGTTCAAGCACGGGACCGCGGGGAGCTTCTTTGGCTCCTTCCGCAGCAGGTCCCGGAAGCTTCAGCGCGGAGCTGAAGAGCATGAAGTCTTCTCGGAGTACAACACCACGAGCTGACGTACGGCCGGCCGATATCCAGTACGCACGAAGACCCAGCAGCACTCTCGACTATGAGGATCTACCGACAACGGAGGAGCGCCAGGCTGCGTTGCGAGATCGAATTGCCAAAGAGATGAAAATAAAAACGGGGACGGAGAATATGTTGGAAGTACTTTTGACGAAGAACCCGAAGCAAACCAAGGATCAGAGGCTGAAGGTGGAATCGGAGCTGGGTTCGTCTAATCGCAAGCTCCTTGACCTACATCatgagcttgaggaggaaCAACTACGTGCGCAGGCGtcttcaacccctcctcGGAGTCGTATGTCGGGTCTATTTCAGGGAAGTTCAATACGATCGCCCTCCCGTGCCAATTTGTCGGATGGTGAACGCATGGACGATGTGGAAGCAGAGATGGAATCGCCAACATATGTCCTCGCGGAAACCCTTCAGGCTCTGGAAATCGAATTGATGTCGCCCGATTACTACGTTGAGCGTGCAAATAGCCTAGTGGAACTCTTCAGGCGGAATCCAACCTTGAAGTATGACCTTGCTTGGTCCGTTTTCGGCCTGCGTGTTCAAGTTATGCTCTTGAGCGACAGCAAGGAAGTGGTGGCGGCTGGGTATCGGTTAACCCGTTATGCCATTGCCGATCGGAAATCTCTCCAAATGATCCGGTCCCTCCACACAGACGAGCTCGTTATTCTGTCCCTTGTCAAAGAAAGCAAGGCCAATATTGAGCGGGAACAGGCGCTGAAATTTGTACGGGCCTTCCTTGATGTCAAAGATGGTGTAAAGGAGATTTCACGCGCTGTCGTACGGACCGTTGTCTCTGTAGCCGAGCATCACGAGGACCGGCTTCGAAACATTTCACTTATGACTCTCGCGGAGATTCTAGTCAAAGATCCTCAACTGATAGCTTACGCCGGCGGCTTCTCTCCACTGCACGACGCCCTGTCAGAAGGAACCTTTGGTGCATCAGAGAGCTTGATAACATGCTTCCTCCATGTACTCGACACTCCTCACAGCAGAACTCATCTTCGAGGGGGGTGCGAACTTGAAGCTGTCCTCGCACCGTTCACAGACTCGATATCAGACAATATTCGCAATGGACGTCTAAAATCATCCGCAAAAGCAATTTCCGCTATGTTAAAGTCATGGCCAGGATTAGTGATCCTTGGAAAAGACGGGGCGAAGCCTCTGAGGTCACTTTTAGAGTCACTACATTATCCAGATCCTCAGGCAAGGGATCTAATCATGGAACTTCTATTCGACGCTTTAAGAATTAAGCCCCCATCATGGTCCTCATCGTTTCTCGCTGGACGAAGACTCACAACCTATGGTAGAGTCGCAAATTTGCGGTCAGAGTCTGACGCAAAACAACTTCGGACCTTTTTCGACAGCAGCGAAAGTCAATTTGACCTCACTGCTCACTTTTCTACACTCATTCTTGCCGCCTTAGTTGAAGCTGGACTATCAAAG GCACTCTGCGATCTtattgaagaggaagaagacccgTCACTGAGGCGGAAGGCAACATTACTTTTGACAGAGGTTCTCAAGTTAGCGCACCATTCCTTGCCGTGGAACGTCAGTGCGAAGCTCCAGGTTCTCCCACATCTAATCTCACCGGCCATTACATTTGATGTTGAAAACCACGACGTGTCGACATCCACTATCTATCAAATAGAAAGCATCAACAGAACGCTGGCCCGCTCTCTCGGAGGCATCACCAGCGGAGCTGGGAGGTATAGCGTGGATGTTGATATATCCGCCTCGCTCTTATCCGGGGATCAGAACAAGGACAAATTAAGTCCTTCCATGGACGAAACACAATTCCGCAACGCGATATTAGAAACGCATGTTCTTAATACCGTCAATTACCTCAAGTGGAAGTGGGACTTGATACACCGTCTCGTGGAAGGACCGCTTTCGAACCCCAAGAGGCTAGACGAAGCTATCAAAGGATCAAAGTTCATGAAGCGCCTCATGGGATTCTATCGCCCGTTCAAATACAGGTATTCAGTACTTGCAAACACGAAACCGAATCAGCGATATGTTCGTACCGGGTGCGTGTTGATGCGTTGCCTCGTTCAGACAGCCGAAGGGAGAAAATATTTAGCCGAGAACAAATTCCTCCGACAAGTTGCCGAATGTCTTGCTCAGGTAGATCACATGAGTGGGCTCACATCATCGGCACCGTTGTTTTCGCGTGAGCAAATGGCAAATACTCTGAGTGGTGGCTATTTTGCGATGCTAGGAATATTAAGTGCCGACGCGAATggactggcgatgatggaaaGATGGCACATGCTCAACATGTTCTATCACATTATTGAGCTCCGAGATCGCGATGATCTAATCCAAACACTACTAGGACATATGGACTACTCACAAGGGAGTCATCTTAGGGTGATGTTATCAAAAGCTCTTACCACTGGCTCCAAAGATATTCGCATTTTCGGAACAAGACTGCTTCGGAAATACACGGTGGGCAATGTTTCTCTCCCTTCACTCATGGCTATCGGCAATGCAGACTGGGTCATTAAACTCCTGGTCACTCAGCTGTATGACCCAGACGTTGCCGTGTGTCAAGTGGCAGTGAAGATTCTCGAAGAAGCATGCAATCAGCGCGACTATCTCGAATTTGTGGTTAAATGCCGGCCATCCCTAGACCACCTAGGTGAAATTGGCGCACCTTTGCTCTTACGCTTCTTGTCGACGTCAGTGGGCTATCACTATCTTGATGGCCTCGACTACATCACACAAGAAATGGACGATTGGTTCCTAGGACGAAATGATGCATACGTGAGTCTTGTTGAGGCTGCTTTATCCCGAGCCTACGTCGATCAGCCCCGAAGGAACAGTTTAGTTCCCGAGGATCTGGTCGATCTCCAAGATATCGGCGTGGTGCCCCCACATTTCTATAGAGAATTGGCTCGGACTGCAGAAGGCTGCAAGCTTTTGGAGCAATCGGGCCATTTTCAAGAATTCTCCGCAACAATATCCGATTTCCAATTAGACGAAGAGGACAACGAGGCCCTTCTCAAAGTCAAGGGGTGTCTCTGGGCTGTAGGCAACGTTGGTTCCATGGAGCTGGGCGCGCCATTCCTCAGCTTGGAGCTCGTCCAGGATATTGTAAAGATCGCCGAGTGTGCGGAGGTTTTGACAATGAGGGGAACTGCTTTCTTTGTGCTAGGCTTAATCTCACGCAGCCCACATGGTCTTGGGGTTTTACGGCAAGCTGGTTGGGACTCTGCCATTGATCAAAAGGGAAATTCTCTGGGCTTGTGCCTTCCTACTGACTTTAGCAAGCTCTTTTTG GTCGATTTTCCCTCCTATTCCAGGCCCGCGGAAGCGAAGCGCACCTCCCAAGAAAAACTCAAAGCAGCCACGCTGGATTCGGACCCTGCCAACCAGAAGATCCTGAAGCTGATCGCCGACATGGGCAACACTGTTTTGTCCAAGAGAGCAGCGGCAGATCTTCACAG CATCAAATCCAAGGAACCAGAACGATTTCACCAGGCTCACCTCTTCCGGAAGACATTGAGTATCATTGAAAGCCATCACTTCCGACTCCCCGCTCGGCGCTTCGCACTCGATCTTTTTGACAAGAGCGTGATGCGGCGCGTAGTGTTGGATCACGCGGAACCCCAGTCGgactccgattccgattccAACTCAGAAGCGTCCTCCTCAGAAGCGTCGGAATAG
- a CDS encoding putative ATP-dependent protease (CrgA) (COG:O;~EggNog:ENOG410PKXY;~InterPro:IPR001841,IPR017907,IPR015947,IPR003111, IPR013083;~PFAM:PF13923,PF13920,PF00097,PF13445,PF13639, PF02190;~TransMembrane:1 (o325-344i)), translated as MEEDASALSPPHGDSDTARSSDSRCTTPSLSGSSASAELLKTPTRTVNGPDVPPHAIVRLIQCSRCSLPFRTPLRLPCGDALCRECLPPIRPRTGVSYPANEERKQGFRCYWGRGVCGADHCLGDCGADVLLTTLVGVFDEVLGRGSSPEGTAAESAEEDAGQTLIWKGARSDKAELDVESAEIGSDPLSGVFDLVGKGRLGYDASEIRYEPFVPACYERYTHSLDKLRAAVCNELDCHVCYSLILDPLTTPCGHTFCGSCVAMALSHSNLCPICRRKLNMSSSVRSERINKRLSDIIQTLLPDEVASRRAELPSDMDISGEGTIPLAVVSLAFPTMPIGLHIFEPRYRLMIQRIMESRSRRFGMVMPNRRGRLQQGLGRAPFMQYGTILTINRHELLPDGRSLLIATGTSRFKVISWELVDGYHVGKIQRVDDVSVSEEEAQESRETTAAIETANRNVDRSIDSMSTQQLFQLALDFVLRERRQGAPWLHPRVLLAYGALPTDPALFPWWFATILPNWDEEKYTLLATTAVRQRLKITARWVKRLESRNWYVAHNHSKGSK; from the coding sequence ATGGAAGAAGATGCGTCTGCACTCTCTCCGCCGCACGGAGATAGTGATACTGCTCGCTCCTCGGATTCCCGCTGCACAACGCCGTCACTGTCCGGCTCATCAGCGTCTGCGGAGCTTCTGAAAACACCAACTCGTACCGTCAATGGACCCGATGTTCCCCCGCATGCAATTGTCCGACTGATTCAGTGCTCTCGCTGCTCACTTCCCTTCCGAACCCCGCTGCGACTTCCGTGCGGGGATGCGCTGTGTCGAGAGTGTTTGCCTCCGATTCGACCGCGGACGGGGGTCTCGTATCCCGCGAATGAGGAACGGAAGCAGGGATTTAGGTGTTActgggggaggggggtaTGCGGGGCCGATCATTGTCTTGGGGACTGCGGGGCTGATGTCTTGTTGACAACGTTGGTTGGGGTCTTTGATGAAGTTCTAGGGCGCGGTTCAAGCCCTGAGGGAACGGCGGCGGAgtcggcggaggaagatgctgggCAAACACTTATATGGAAGGGAGCTCGTTCGGACAAGGCGGAACTGGATGTGGAAAGTGCTGAGATTGGCTCTGATCCCCTGAGTGGCGTCTTTGATTTGGTCGGGAAGGGCAGGCTCGGTTATGATGCATCAGAGATTCGCTATGAACCTTTTGTGCCTGCATGCTATGAAAGGTATACTCACTCTCTTGACAAGCTTCGGGCCGCCGTGTGCAATGAGTTGGATTGTCATGTCTGCTACTCGTTGATACTTGACCCCTTGACGACGCCCTGTGGTCATACTTTCTGTGGAAGTTGTGTGGCTATGGCTCTAAGCCATAGTAATCTTTGCCCAATTTGTCGACGTAAATTGAATATGTCCTCATCGGTCCGGTCAGAGCGAATCAACAAGAGGTTGTCAGACATCATCCAGACCCTCCTGCCCGATGAGGTGGCTTCGCGACGTGCAGAATTGCCATCGGATATGGATATAAGTGGTGAAGGTACTATTCCGCTAGCTGTGGTTTCTCTTGCGTTTCCGACTATGCCGATCGGCCTACATATATTCGAGCCCCGGTACCGTCTTATGATCCAAAGGATCATGGAAAGCAGGAGCCGAAGGTTTGGCATGGTCATGCCTAACCGGCGAGGCCGACTTCAGCAGGGACTAGGGAGGGCACCATTTATGCAATACGGAACCATCTTGACAATAAACCGCCATGAGTTGCTTCCGGACGGAAGGAGCCTGCTTATTGCCACCGGAACGTCACGTTTCAAAGTTATCAGCTGGGAATTAGTCGATGGCTACCATGTAGGTAAGATTCAGCGTGTTGACGATGTTTCGGTTtccgaagaggaggcgcAGGAGTCGAGAGAGACGACAGCTGCCATTGAAACAGCAAACCGCAATGTCGACCGATCCATAGACTCCATGTCCACACAGCAGTTATTCCAGTTGGCTCTGGATTTCGTGCTCAGGGAACGCAGGCAAGGAGCACCGTGGCTGCACCCTCGTGTTCTGCTAGCTTACGGGGCTTTACCAACTGACCCTGCCCTGTTCCCTTGGTGGTTTGCCACTATCTTACCCAACTGGGATGAGGAAAAATACACCTTATTAGCAACAACGGCAGTCAGACAAAGACTGAAGATTACTGCCCGATGGGTCAAGAGACTGGAGTCTCGTAATTGGTATGTAGCCCACAATCATTCCAAGGGAAGCAAGTAA